The following proteins are co-located in the Mobula hypostoma chromosome 4, sMobHyp1.1, whole genome shotgun sequence genome:
- the LOC134345987 gene encoding transcription factor JunD-like, with translation MDKKGATNRRQSQEAVAGGGGGGGGGGSTSGGSDSALLTLPSPESVSQADRPVTRREPEGLVHPLVKGRRFLLGSRDEIENPHPYSLQDLTKQNQHLVLAGAPCPAHSSTSVYHGSLHLAQSKADFPVYTNLGNYNSGLLNAGSESYPTSHVPYAGPAPAQHHFSALAQFMCPKYQEEPQTVPEVGPMSESPPLSPLEDGAQHIKAEKKRQRNRIAASNCRRRKLERIARLEDKVKTLKSENFELTSTASVLREQVVHLKHKVMNHLNNGCQVVLASSSLLKPEENGSI, from the exons ATGGACAAGAAAGGTGCGACGAATCGGCGGCAGTCGCAGGAGGCGGTggcgggtggtggtggtggtggtggcggcGGCGGCAGCACCAGCGGCGGCTCTGATTCCGCTCTGCTCACGCTGCCCTCGCCGGAATCCGTTTCCCAGGCCGACAGGCCCGTTACCAGGCGGGAGCCCGAGGGCCTTGTCCATCCACTTGTGAAAG GTAGAAGATTCTTGCTGGGAAGCAGAGATGAGATTGAAAATCCACATCCTTATT CATTGCAGGATTTGACCAAACAGAACCAACACCTGGTCCTGGCAGGAGCCCCATGTCCAGCCCATTCCTCCACTTCAGTTTATCATGGAAGTCTGCATTTAGCCCAGTCGAAAGCAGATTTCCCTGTCTATACAAACCTTGGCAACTATAATTCAGGCCTGCTCAATGCAGGTTCTGAAAGTTATCCCACTAGCCATGTACCCTATGCTGGCCCAGCACCAGCACAGCATCACTTCTCAGCCTTGGCACAGTTTATGTGTCCAAAGTATCAAGAAGAGCCCCAGACAGTGCCAGAAGTAGGCCCAATGAGTGAATCTCCACCACTTTCCCCATTAGAAGATGGGGCACAGCATATCAAAGCTGAAAAGAAGAGACAGAGAAATCGCATTGCAGCATCAAATTGTCGAAGAAGGAAGTTAGAGAGAATTGCAAGACTTGAAGATAAAGTAAAGACCCTAAAATCAGAGAACTTTGAATTGACCTCAACAGCAAGTGTCTTACGTGAGCAAGTGGTACACCTCAAACATAAAGTAATGAATCATCTCAATAATGGATGTCAGGTGGTTCTTGCATCCTCTAGCCTCCTAAAGCCAGAGGAAAATGGCAGCATTTAA